A stretch of Actinomycetota bacterium DNA encodes these proteins:
- a CDS encoding AURKAIP1/COX24 domain-containing protein, with the protein MGSLIKKRRKRMRKKKHKKMLKATRWQRRAGK; encoded by the coding sequence ATGGGATCGCTCATAAAGAAGCGCCGCAAGCGGATGCGCAAGAAGAAGCACAAGAAGATGCTGAAGGCCACCCGCTGGCAGCGCCGCGCCGGCAAGTAG
- a CDS encoding NTP transferase domain-containing protein, whose protein sequence is MAAGEGSRMRSSLPKPLHAVCGRPILLHVLDALSELLVDRAVVVVGWGAERVTKTLLEHGPPDLPIDFVEQRAQRGTGDAVSVALTAFPDDDEDGDLIVLPGDTPLVRPSTLGGLVAEHRSGDAAATLLTARLDDPTGFGRVIRGKDGRVSHIVEELDATEAERVVDEVGTSIYCFRRSVLAPALRRLSPENAQGEYYLTDVVAVLSQVGYPVAAVTVDDPTEALGVNDRQQLAVAETELRRRINRRWMKAGVAMTDPDHTYVDASVQLGTDVTLLPGTMLQGRTVVGSGARLGPDVRLVDCAVGEGASVEMSVGYDAEVGPHAVVGPYAVLRPGSHVVPGATTGPFYTASANEDEGPERAKRD, encoded by the coding sequence ATGGCGGCAGGCGAGGGCAGCCGCATGAGATCGTCGCTGCCCAAGCCCCTGCACGCCGTGTGCGGGCGGCCCATCCTGCTCCATGTGCTCGACGCCCTCTCCGAGCTGCTCGTCGACCGGGCCGTGGTCGTCGTGGGCTGGGGGGCCGAGCGGGTCACCAAGACGCTCCTGGAGCACGGTCCGCCCGACCTGCCCATCGACTTCGTCGAGCAGCGGGCCCAGCGGGGCACCGGTGACGCCGTCTCGGTGGCCCTCACCGCCTTCCCCGACGACGACGAGGACGGCGACCTCATCGTGCTCCCGGGCGACACCCCGCTGGTGCGGCCGTCCACCCTCGGGGGCCTGGTGGCCGAGCACCGTTCGGGCGACGCGGCCGCCACCCTGCTCACGGCCCGCCTCGACGACCCCACGGGCTTCGGCCGCGTCATCCGGGGCAAGGACGGGCGGGTGAGCCACATCGTCGAGGAGCTCGACGCCACCGAGGCGGAGCGGGTCGTGGACGAGGTGGGCACTTCGATCTATTGCTTCCGGCGCAGCGTGCTGGCCCCCGCCCTGCGCCGGCTGAGCCCCGAGAACGCCCAGGGCGAGTACTACCTGACCGACGTGGTGGCCGTGCTCTCCCAGGTCGGTTACCCGGTGGCGGCCGTGACGGTCGACGACCCCACCGAAGCCTTGGGCGTGAACGACCGCCAGCAGCTGGCCGTGGCCGAGACCGAGCTGCGCAGGCGCATCAACCGGCGGTGGATGAAGGCGGGGGTGGCCATGACCGACCCCGACCACACCTACGTGGACGCCTCGGTCCAGCTCGGCACGGACGTGACCCTGTTGCCCGGCACCATGCTCCAGGGCCGCACGGTGGTGGGCTCGGGCGCCCGCCTCGGCCCCGACGTCCGCCTCGTCGACTGCGCGGTGGGCGAGGGGGCCAGCGTCGAGATGTCGGTGGGCTACGACGCCGAGGTCGGGCCCCATGCGGTGGTCGGCCCCTACGCCGTGCTACGGCCCGGTTCCCACGTCGTCCCGGGCGCGACCACCGGGCCGTTCTACACTGCATCTGCCAACGAGGACGAGGGCCCGGAGCGAGCGAAGCGTGACTGA
- a CDS encoding ribose-phosphate diphosphokinase has translation MTEVVQGTKELTPRKRLQLFAGRSNLPLAEDIARHLGVDLGETNLSEFPDGEIHCRFGASIRGSDVFIIQTHSRPVNKSIMEQLIMIDAAKRASAKRITAVCPYYGYSRQDRKSSGREPITAKLVADMLSTAGADRVVSLDLHSGQVQGFFDVPVDHLTAMPILTEYVQVNFGDGVVIVSPDAGRVKLTERFVRHLNADLAIVHKRRTGVEVDALDVIGSVAGRTCILVDDQINTAGTICAAAELLVANGAAEVHAMATHAIFAEPAIDRLKNSVLSRVVVTDTLPIPDHCRIDKIEVLSVAGIIADALAAVFEDESVSEIFGGENQA, from the coding sequence GTGACTGAAGTGGTGCAGGGGACCAAGGAGCTCACTCCCCGCAAGCGCCTCCAGCTCTTCGCCGGCCGCTCCAACCTGCCCCTGGCCGAGGACATCGCCCGCCACCTCGGGGTCGACCTAGGCGAGACCAACCTGTCGGAGTTCCCCGACGGGGAGATCCACTGCCGGTTCGGGGCGTCCATCCGGGGCTCGGACGTCTTCATCATCCAGACCCACAGCCGGCCCGTGAACAAGTCGATCATGGAGCAGCTGATCATGATCGACGCGGCCAAGCGGGCGTCGGCCAAGCGCATCACGGCCGTGTGCCCCTACTACGGCTACTCCCGCCAGGACCGCAAGTCGTCGGGCCGGGAGCCGATCACGGCCAAGCTGGTGGCCGACATGCTCTCGACCGCGGGTGCCGACCGGGTGGTCAGCCTCGACCTGCACTCGGGCCAGGTGCAGGGTTTCTTCGACGTGCCCGTCGACCACCTGACGGCCATGCCCATCCTCACCGAGTACGTGCAGGTCAACTTCGGCGACGGCGTGGTCATCGTGTCGCCCGACGCCGGTCGGGTGAAGCTCACCGAGCGGTTCGTCCGCCACCTCAACGCCGACCTGGCCATCGTGCACAAGCGGCGCACGGGCGTGGAGGTCGACGCCCTCGACGTGATCGGCAGCGTGGCCGGCCGCACCTGCATCCTCGTCGACGACCAGATCAACACCGCGGGCACGATCTGCGCGGCCGCCGAGCTGCTGGTGGCCAACGGGGCGGCCGAGGTCCACGCCATGGCCACCCACGCCATCTTCGCCGAGCCCGCCATCGACCGCCTGAAGAACTCGGTGCTGTCCCGGGTCGTCGTCACCGACACCCTCCCCATCCCCGACCACTGCCGCATCGACAAGATCGAGGTGCTGTCGGTGGCCGGCATCATCGCCGACGCCCTGGCCGCCGTCTTCGAGGACGAGTCGGTCTCGGAGATCTTCGGCGGCGAGAACCAGGCCTGA
- a CDS encoding 50S ribosomal protein L25, with protein MAEVQLAAEPRHGTGSSESRRLRGEGKIPAVLYGHGIDAQAVVVDGRELRGALNRESGLNALLSLQVGSTRHLAMARQLQRHPVRGTVSHVDFVIVRRDEIVSIDVPVRLEGEAVEVSRSGGVIDQQLFSLAVQCTPGDIPSHIEVDISGLAVGDAVRVGDLTLPAGVVTEVDPDETVVVASASMVAAEIAAEDEAAEEAAEGAAPGGPGDAEAAPGGAGGEPAAEG; from the coding sequence ATGGCAGAAGTACAGCTGGCCGCCGAGCCGCGGCATGGGACAGGCAGTAGCGAGTCGAGGCGCCTGCGGGGGGAGGGCAAGATCCCCGCGGTCCTCTACGGCCACGGGATCGACGCTCAGGCGGTCGTCGTCGATGGGCGGGAGCTGAGGGGGGCGCTCAACCGCGAGTCCGGGCTCAACGCCCTGCTGTCGCTCCAGGTGGGCAGCACCCGCCACCTGGCCATGGCCCGCCAGCTCCAGCGCCACCCCGTGCGGGGCACGGTCAGCCACGTCGACTTCGTGATCGTGCGTCGCGACGAGATCGTTTCGATCGACGTGCCCGTGCGCCTCGAGGGCGAGGCTGTCGAGGTGTCCCGCTCGGGAGGCGTGATCGACCAGCAGCTCTTCTCGCTGGCCGTGCAGTGCACCCCGGGGGACATCCCGTCGCACATCGAGGTGGACATCTCGGGCCTGGCCGTGGGCGACGCCGTCCGGGTGGGCGACCTGACCCTGCCCGCCGGTGTGGTCACCGAGGTCGACCCCGACGAGACCGTCGTGGTGGCGTCGGCGTCCATGGTGGCCGCGGAGATCGCAGCCGAGGACGAGGCCGCCGAGGAGGCGGCCGAGGGTGCGGCCCCAGGCGGGCCCGGCGATGCGGAAGCGGCCCCTGGCGGGGCCGGCGGCGAACCCGCGGCCGAGGGGTAG
- the pth gene encoding aminoacyl-tRNA hydrolase: MVVLGLGNPGPEYEGTRHNLGADVVAVLARRFGLPLRKGKERSLVAEVRTDGRFLVVAFPQTYVNLSGEAAARLARRFGVEHDLKRIVVVHDELDLPAGRVKVKDGGGTAGHNGLESVRSHLHTGAFLRVRIGIGRPPGRQLGADYVLRRPPKAERIDLDVAVEEAADAVLCILTDGVEAAMNRFNPER, from the coding sequence TTGGTCGTGCTCGGCCTGGGCAACCCCGGTCCCGAGTACGAGGGCACCCGCCACAACCTGGGCGCCGACGTGGTGGCCGTGCTGGCCCGCCGCTTCGGCCTGCCCCTGCGCAAGGGCAAAGAGCGGTCGCTGGTGGCCGAGGTCCGCACCGACGGCCGCTTCTTGGTGGTCGCCTTCCCCCAGACCTACGTGAACCTCTCGGGCGAGGCGGCCGCCCGCCTGGCCCGCCGCTTCGGAGTCGAGCACGACCTCAAGCGCATCGTGGTCGTCCACGACGAGCTCGACCTGCCCGCGGGCCGGGTAAAGGTGAAAGACGGGGGCGGGACGGCCGGCCACAACGGCCTGGAGTCCGTGCGCTCCCACCTGCACACCGGGGCCTTCCTGCGGGTCCGCATCGGCATCGGCCGACCGCCCGGGCGCCAGCTGGGGGCCGACTACGTCCTGCGCCGCCCGCCCAAGGCCGAGCGGATCGACCTCGACGTGGCCGTGGAGGAGGCGGCTGACGCCGTTCTCTGCATCCTCACCGACGGCGTGGAGGCGGCCATGAACCGCTTCAACCCCGAACGCTGA
- the mfd gene encoding transcription-repair coupling factor — translation MRLEALPPLLARHPDITGLAGAPSAVVAVAEPARAFTVAGLARLSGRHPVVVAVPTTAEAERLAHDLRAYLGGPAGPGGLDDPVEVFPAWETLPFERVSPGVETMGRRLRALWRLRHPDREPKVVVAPVRALVQRLGPHVEEVAPVAIAPGDVLDPTDLVARLVSLGYRREYQVEHRGEVARRGSIVDVFPSTADAPVRIDLWGDEVDRLTRITVADQRSAADVERVELFPCREVLPTGEVRDRAARLVASEPWGREQWERLSEGATFDGMESWLPWLAGDDPATSEHVLFDLIGPGAQVLLVEPRRMRDRAKELLEEEAALAASLAQTWGASPDREWPRLHLPFDRLLAHTRAPAWTVVNVAEGPDTVNLGATGWVPVAGGAQRLAHQVGDLLGKGFQVVVAADGLGSAARIASTLSDEGVALPVLGPGADVRAAPGGSIVVEPLERGFVLPDVKLAVLTESDVTGRRRPHRQPRPRRTDAQGFFEDLKAGDFVVHHHHGVGRYGGMVTRSIGGTERDYLLLEYRGGDKLYVPSDQIDVIRHYTGGETPTLHRLGGSDWQKTRARVRSAVREIAQELVVLYQKRLASPGHAFPPDTPWQRELEEAFPFRETPDQLKAIADVKGDMEGPTPMDRLVCGDVGFGKTEVAIRAMFKAVQDGKQVAVLVPTTLLAQQHFQTFSERFAGYPVRVEVLSRFLTPGQARKVVGGVTSGAVDVVVGTHRLLSADVKFKDLGLLVVDEEQRFGVTHKEAIKKFKADVDVLTLTATPIPRTLEMSLTGIRDLTLLNTPPAERQPILTYVGGYDERAVTEAIRRELLREGQVFFVHNRVYDIENVAARLRELVPEARIAVAHGQMDEALLERMVLDFWEGDYDVLVCTTIIESGIDMPTVNTLVVDRADLMGLGQLHQLRGRVGRAGQRAYAYLFFPPERQLSEEAYERLKTIGEQTELGSGFKIAMRDLEIRGAGNLLGASQSGHIAAVGYDLYVQMVAEAVAELKGEPAKEPAEVRLDVPVDAHLPRDYVAKEELRLEAYRRLAAVTTGAEVDDIAAEWADRYGPPPEPAQALLRVARLRSEAVRTGLREVTVARDVARMAPLALKASQRIRLQRLFPKAVYKEDLGQLVIPVRPGHDAAEALITLLGVLVPPEPQPVPSAAP, via the coding sequence GTGAGGCTGGAGGCCCTGCCCCCGCTGTTGGCCCGCCACCCCGATATCACGGGGCTGGCGGGCGCGCCTTCGGCGGTGGTGGCCGTGGCCGAACCGGCCCGGGCCTTCACCGTGGCCGGCCTGGCTCGCCTGTCGGGACGCCACCCGGTGGTGGTGGCCGTCCCCACCACGGCCGAGGCCGAGCGCCTGGCCCACGACCTGCGGGCCTACCTGGGCGGGCCCGCCGGGCCGGGCGGGCTCGACGACCCCGTCGAGGTGTTCCCGGCCTGGGAGACGCTGCCCTTCGAGCGGGTCAGTCCCGGGGTCGAGACCATGGGCCGGCGCCTACGGGCCCTGTGGCGCCTGCGCCACCCCGACCGGGAACCCAAGGTCGTGGTCGCGCCGGTGCGCGCCCTGGTCCAGCGGCTCGGTCCCCACGTCGAGGAGGTGGCGCCCGTCGCCATCGCCCCCGGCGACGTGCTCGACCCCACCGACCTGGTGGCCCGGCTGGTCAGCCTGGGTTACCGGCGCGAGTACCAGGTCGAGCACCGGGGCGAGGTGGCCCGCCGAGGCTCGATCGTCGACGTCTTCCCGTCCACGGCCGACGCCCCCGTACGCATCGACTTGTGGGGCGACGAGGTCGACCGCCTGACCCGGATAACGGTGGCCGACCAGCGTTCGGCGGCCGACGTGGAACGGGTCGAGCTGTTCCCCTGCCGGGAGGTGCTGCCCACCGGCGAGGTCAGGGACCGGGCCGCCCGGCTGGTGGCGTCCGAGCCCTGGGGCCGCGAGCAGTGGGAGCGGCTGTCCGAGGGGGCGACCTTCGACGGCATGGAGTCGTGGCTGCCGTGGCTGGCGGGCGACGACCCGGCGACCAGTGAGCACGTGCTCTTCGACCTCATCGGGCCGGGCGCCCAGGTGCTGCTCGTGGAGCCCCGGCGCATGCGCGACCGGGCCAAGGAACTGCTGGAGGAGGAGGCCGCCCTGGCCGCCTCTCTGGCCCAGACGTGGGGGGCATCACCCGATCGCGAGTGGCCCCGGCTCCACCTGCCCTTCGACCGCCTGCTGGCCCACACGCGCGCTCCGGCGTGGACGGTCGTCAACGTGGCCGAAGGCCCCGACACGGTGAACTTGGGTGCGACCGGGTGGGTGCCGGTGGCCGGGGGTGCCCAGCGGCTGGCCCACCAGGTGGGCGACCTGCTGGGCAAGGGCTTCCAGGTGGTGGTGGCGGCCGACGGCCTGGGCTCGGCTGCCCGCATCGCCTCGACCCTCTCGGACGAGGGCGTGGCCCTGCCCGTCCTGGGCCCGGGCGCCGACGTGCGGGCCGCCCCCGGGGGTTCGATCGTGGTCGAGCCCCTGGAGCGGGGGTTCGTCCTGCCCGACGTGAAGCTGGCCGTGCTGACCGAGAGCGACGTGACCGGGCGCCGCCGCCCCCACCGCCAGCCCCGGCCCCGGCGGACCGACGCCCAGGGGTTCTTCGAGGACCTCAAGGCGGGCGACTTCGTCGTCCACCACCACCACGGGGTGGGCCGCTACGGGGGCATGGTCACCCGCTCGATCGGGGGGACCGAGCGCGACTACCTGCTGCTGGAGTACCGGGGCGGCGACAAGCTCTACGTGCCCTCCGACCAGATCGACGTGATCCGCCACTACACCGGGGGGGAGACGCCGACGCTCCACCGCCTGGGCGGCTCGGACTGGCAGAAGACCCGGGCCCGGGTCCGCTCGGCCGTCAGGGAGATCGCCCAGGAACTGGTCGTGCTCTACCAGAAGCGGCTGGCCAGCCCGGGCCACGCCTTCCCCCCCGACACGCCGTGGCAGCGGGAGCTGGAGGAGGCGTTCCCCTTCCGCGAGACCCCCGACCAGCTCAAGGCCATCGCCGACGTCAAGGGAGACATGGAGGGCCCTACCCCCATGGACCGGCTGGTGTGCGGCGACGTCGGGTTCGGCAAGACCGAGGTGGCCATCCGGGCCATGTTCAAGGCCGTGCAGGACGGCAAGCAGGTGGCCGTGCTCGTCCCCACGACCCTGCTGGCCCAGCAGCACTTCCAGACGTTCTCCGAGCGTTTCGCCGGCTACCCGGTCCGCGTCGAGGTTCTGTCGCGCTTTCTGACCCCGGGCCAGGCCCGCAAGGTGGTCGGGGGGGTGACCTCGGGGGCGGTGGACGTGGTGGTCGGCACCCACCGCCTCCTGTCGGCGGACGTCAAGTTCAAGGACCTGGGGCTGCTGGTGGTCGACGAGGAGCAGCGTTTCGGAGTGACCCACAAGGAGGCCATCAAGAAGTTCAAGGCCGACGTGGACGTGCTCACCCTGACCGCCACGCCCATCCCCCGGACCCTGGAGATGAGCCTCACCGGCATCCGCGACCTGACCCTGCTCAACACCCCCCCGGCCGAGCGCCAGCCCATCCTCACCTACGTGGGGGGCTACGACGAGCGGGCCGTCACCGAGGCCATCCGGCGTGAGCTCCTGCGCGAGGGCCAGGTGTTCTTCGTCCACAACCGTGTGTACGACATCGAGAACGTGGCCGCTCGCCTGCGCGAGCTGGTGCCCGAGGCTCGCATCGCCGTGGCCCACGGCCAGATGGACGAGGCCCTGCTGGAGCGCATGGTGCTCGACTTCTGGGAGGGTGACTACGACGTGCTGGTCTGCACCACGATCATCGAGTCGGGCATCGACATGCCCACGGTGAACACGCTGGTCGTAGACCGGGCCGACCTGATGGGCCTGGGCCAGCTCCACCAGCTCCGGGGCCGGGTCGGCCGGGCCGGCCAGCGGGCCTACGCCTACCTGTTCTTCCCACCCGAGCGCCAGCTCTCCGAGGAGGCCTACGAGCGGCTGAAGACCATCGGCGAGCAGACCGAGCTGGGCTCGGGGTTCAAGATCGCCATGCGCGACCTGGAGATCCGAGGTGCCGGCAACCTGCTGGGGGCCAGCCAGTCGGGCCACATCGCGGCCGTGGGCTACGACCTCTACGTGCAGATGGTGGCCGAGGCGGTGGCCGAGCTGAAGGGCGAGCCCGCGAAGGAGCCTGCCGAGGTGCGCCTGGACGTACCCGTGGACGCCCACCTGCCTCGGGACTACGTGGCCAAGGAGGAACTGCGCCTTGAGGCCTACCGCCGGCTGGCGGCCGTCACGACCGGGGCCGAGGTCGACGACATCGCGGCCGAGTGGGCCGACCGCTACGGGCCGCCCCCCGAGCCTGCCCAGGCCCTGCTGCGGGTGGCCCGGCTGCGCTCGGAGGCCGTGCGCACCGGCCTGCGGGAGGTGACCGTGGCCCGGGACGTGGCCCGCATGGCCCCTCTCGCCCTCAAGGCCAGCCAGCGCATCCGGCTCCAGCGCCTGTTCCCCAAGGCCGTCTACAAGGAGGACCTGGGCCAGCTCGTCATCCCTGTCCGTCCCGGTCACGACGCAGCCGAGGCGCTCATCACCCTCCTGGGGGTGTTGGTCCCTCCCGAACCGCAGCCGGTACCATCGGCGGCACCGTGA
- a CDS encoding peptidylprolyl isomerase, which yields MNRRSLGPAALAASAALLLLLTACGSVSPYAARVDGQSISQKDLEGEMRAIAANEAYVAQIESRLPVRGSGAGTFDAVFTAQVLGRQVQYVLVEREIERRQIRVTEADLQGVRTEVAAQAGGEEVFNGFSADYQRTLVERAAKVDALTVALTGQKAGEEAYRAFFEANRDEFAEACVSHILVTSQDRAAELKARLDGGESFGAVARADSQDTQSAAQDGDLGCNITTESYAGAPELTRVIFEQPVGEVAGPVQTQFGFHVVLVRSRTVPTYEQASTRARQQVVAAGLNMLQEWITAAVAEADIEVNPRYGTFDKQALTVTPPTLPSTTVPDSPPVSGIQPLNP from the coding sequence GTGAACAGACGCTCGCTTGGTCCGGCCGCGCTCGCAGCCAGCGCGGCCCTGCTCCTCCTGCTCACCGCCTGTGGTTCGGTGAGCCCCTATGCCGCCCGCGTCGACGGGCAGTCGATCAGCCAGAAGGACCTCGAGGGCGAGATGAGGGCCATCGCCGCCAACGAGGCCTACGTGGCCCAGATCGAGTCCCGCCTCCCCGTCCGGGGCAGCGGGGCGGGCACGTTCGACGCCGTGTTCACCGCCCAGGTGCTGGGACGCCAGGTGCAGTACGTCCTCGTCGAGCGGGAGATCGAGCGCCGCCAGATCCGGGTCACCGAGGCCGACCTCCAAGGCGTCCGCACCGAGGTGGCCGCCCAGGCCGGCGGTGAGGAAGTGTTCAACGGCTTCTCGGCCGACTACCAGCGCACGCTCGTCGAGCGGGCGGCCAAAGTCGACGCCCTGACGGTGGCCCTGACCGGCCAGAAGGCCGGGGAGGAAGCCTACCGGGCCTTCTTCGAGGCCAACCGGGACGAGTTCGCCGAGGCGTGCGTGAGCCACATCCTGGTGACTTCCCAGGACCGGGCGGCCGAGCTGAAAGCCCGCCTCGACGGCGGCGAGTCGTTCGGGGCGGTGGCCCGGGCCGACTCCCAGGACACCCAGAGCGCGGCCCAAGACGGCGACCTGGGGTGCAACATCACCACCGAGAGCTATGCCGGCGCCCCCGAGCTCACCCGGGTCATCTTCGAGCAGCCCGTGGGCGAGGTGGCCGGGCCGGTGCAGACCCAGTTCGGGTTCCACGTGGTGCTCGTGCGGTCCCGAACCGTCCCGACCTACGAGCAGGCCTCCACCCGGGCCCGCCAGCAGGTCGTAGCCGCCGGCCTCAACATGCTCCAGGAGTGGATCACGGCGGCCGTGGCCGAGGCCGACATCGAGGTGAACCCCCGCTACGGCACGTTCGACAAGCAAGCCCTGACGGTCACGCCGCCGACCCTGCCCTCGACGACAGTCCCGGACAGCCCCCCAGTGAGCGGGATACAGCCCCTCAACCCGTGA
- a CDS encoding MazG family protein translates to MTPTVVVVGLGPAGPGLMTGEAVSAVARVAEAARFVRTTRHPAATAVPGAASFDALYQRAATLDEVYGGIVDTLAEAAADHGEVVYAVPGSPMVAERSVELLLADPRVEVEVVAGLSFLDLAWARLGVDPLAAGVRLVDGHRFEVEAAGERGPLLVAQCDSRGVLSAVKLAVEGEPPPGAFVLHHLGLADERVWEVPWAEIDRQVEPDHLTSLWVPELADPVAGEVARFAEMVRTLRERCPWDREQTHQSLTRHLLEETYEVLDAIEALEGTGDYGHLEEELGDLLFQVVFHATLAAEAGQFTLADVARRVHDKLVTRHPHVFGDVEADTPGQVMRNWEHIKQAEKGSASLMDGIAGHLPSLLYAHKVQRKAASVGISGAGESERAPVPAGIGERLFDLVGEAREADVDPESALRATSVRFRDRFMAMERLAVDAGVDLRHASRETVAALWEKTGQSSC, encoded by the coding sequence GTGACCCCCACGGTGGTGGTCGTGGGGCTGGGCCCGGCCGGGCCCGGCTTGATGACAGGCGAGGCCGTGTCGGCGGTGGCGCGGGTAGCCGAGGCCGCCCGGTTCGTGCGGACCACCCGCCACCCGGCGGCCACGGCGGTGCCCGGGGCCGCCAGCTTCGACGCCCTCTACCAGCGGGCCGCGACCCTGGACGAGGTCTACGGGGGCATCGTCGACACCCTGGCCGAGGCGGCCGCCGACCACGGCGAGGTCGTCTACGCCGTACCGGGTTCACCCATGGTGGCCGAGCGCTCGGTCGAGCTCCTGCTGGCCGACCCCCGGGTGGAAGTGGAGGTCGTGGCCGGCCTGTCGTTCCTCGACCTGGCCTGGGCCCGGCTCGGCGTCGACCCCCTGGCCGCAGGTGTCCGGCTGGTCGACGGCCACCGCTTCGAGGTGGAGGCGGCCGGGGAACGAGGGCCGCTGCTGGTGGCCCAGTGCGACTCCCGGGGCGTGCTGTCGGCCGTCAAGCTGGCCGTCGAGGGCGAGCCGCCGCCTGGGGCCTTCGTCCTCCACCACCTGGGGCTGGCCGACGAGCGGGTGTGGGAGGTGCCCTGGGCGGAGATCGACCGCCAAGTCGAGCCCGACCACCTCACCTCGCTGTGGGTGCCCGAGCTGGCCGACCCGGTGGCCGGCGAAGTGGCCCGGTTCGCCGAGATGGTGCGCACGCTGCGCGAACGGTGCCCGTGGGACCGGGAGCAGACGCACCAGAGTCTCACCCGGCACCTGCTGGAGGAGACCTACGAGGTGCTCGACGCCATCGAGGCTCTGGAGGGCACGGGCGACTACGGGCACTTGGAGGAGGAACTGGGCGACCTGCTGTTCCAGGTCGTGTTCCACGCCACGCTGGCGGCCGAGGCCGGCCAGTTCACGCTGGCCGACGTGGCCCGGCGAGTGCACGACAAGCTCGTCACCCGCCACCCCCACGTGTTCGGGGACGTCGAAGCCGACACCCCCGGTCAGGTCATGCGTAACTGGGAGCACATCAAGCAGGCCGAGAAGGGTTCGGCCAGCCTCATGGACGGCATCGCCGGCCACCTGCCGTCGCTGCTCTACGCCCACAAGGTGCAGCGCAAGGCGGCCTCGGTGGGGATATCGGGGGCGGGCGAGAGCGAGCGGGCGCCCGTGCCGGCGGGGATCGGGGAGCGCCTGTTCGACCTGGTGGGGGAGGCCCGGGAGGCCGACGTCGACCCCGAGAGCGCCCTGCGGGCCACCTCGGTGCGCTTCCGCGACCGGTTCATGGCCATGGAGCGGCTGGCCGTGGACGCGGGCGTGGACCTGCGCCACGCCTCCCGCGAGACGGTGGCGGCCTTGTGGGAGAAGACCGGTCAGTCGTCCTGCTGA
- a CDS encoding PD-(D/E)XK nuclease family protein encodes MDWEAALTPAQRRVVVELMARDQPRPTFDRSLGDELRARLEGSLAPLAESLDAPLRVSKSALAQVHACESNYLAELDWQGWNGATAEGEVTHRAIQLSVALDGEVPPLELVDHAMAEMEADERSSLGSFLSELAGPSRGDLRGRAATSVSTFLECWPPLRPKWHPRTELPVRVDLCGGRVALSGKIDLVLGQARGSEARCLFVDLKTGGHYPSHLDDLRFYALVQALRIGVPPFRVASYYLESASFAVEDVTDQTLEAALRRTEEGVARLIEVRAGLRPPEVTPCPRCRYCRARDTCPGAAEWARRDQQDD; translated from the coding sequence ATGGACTGGGAGGCGGCGCTCACCCCGGCCCAGCGGCGGGTGGTGGTCGAGCTGATGGCGCGCGACCAGCCTCGGCCCACCTTCGACCGATCGCTGGGCGACGAGCTACGGGCCCGGCTCGAGGGGTCGTTGGCGCCGCTGGCCGAGTCGCTCGACGCCCCCCTGCGGGTGTCCAAGAGTGCCCTGGCCCAGGTCCACGCCTGCGAGTCCAACTACCTGGCCGAGCTCGACTGGCAGGGGTGGAACGGGGCCACGGCCGAGGGTGAGGTCACCCACCGGGCCATCCAGCTGTCGGTCGCCCTCGACGGGGAGGTCCCTCCCCTGGAGCTCGTCGACCACGCCATGGCCGAGATGGAGGCCGACGAGCGTTCGTCGCTGGGCAGCTTCCTGAGCGAGCTGGCGGGCCCGTCACGGGGCGACCTCCGGGGCCGGGCGGCCACCTCCGTGTCGACCTTCCTGGAGTGCTGGCCGCCCCTGCGCCCGAAGTGGCACCCTCGCACCGAGCTGCCCGTGCGGGTCGACCTGTGCGGCGGGCGGGTCGCCTTGTCGGGCAAGATCGACCTGGTGCTGGGCCAGGCCCGGGGATCGGAGGCCCGGTGCCTGTTCGTCGACCTGAAGACCGGCGGCCACTACCCGTCCCATCTCGACGACCTGCGCTTCTACGCCCTGGTGCAGGCGCTGCGCATCGGCGTGCCCCCCTTCCGGGTGGCCAGCTACTACCTCGAGTCGGCCAGCTTCGCGGTCGAAGACGTCACCGACCAGACCCTGGAGGCTGCGCTGCGGCGCACCGAGGAGGGCGTGGCCCGGCTCATCGAGGTCCGGGCCGGCCTGCGTCCCCCCGAGGTCACCCCGTGCCCCCGGTGCCGCTACTGCCGAGCGCGGGACACGTGCCCCGGGGCGGCCGAATGGGCCCGGCGGGATCAGCAGGACGACTGA
- a CDS encoding GNAT family N-acetyltransferase codes for MAERAVVRPVRPSEHQAVADLTVSVYSEAMGGSLSPAYRARLADVASRAREAVVLVAVDRDERLLGSITYVPGPASGYAEFSAPDEAGVRMLVVAPEAQRQGVGTRLVQACADRARAEGRARISLHTTEALTGARRLYEHLGFRRAPERDRTPEPGVYLLGYLLEL; via the coding sequence GTGGCCGAGCGGGCCGTGGTCCGCCCGGTCAGGCCGTCCGAGCACCAGGCGGTCGCCGACCTGACGGTGTCGGTCTACTCCGAGGCCATGGGCGGGAGCCTGTCCCCGGCCTACCGGGCACGGCTGGCCGACGTGGCCTCCCGGGCCCGTGAGGCAGTCGTGCTGGTGGCCGTCGACCGCGACGAGCGCCTGCTCGGCAGCATCACCTACGTCCCGGGGCCGGCCAGCGGTTACGCCGAGTTCTCGGCGCCCGACGAGGCCGGGGTGCGCATGCTGGTGGTCGCCCCCGAGGCCCAGCGCCAAGGCGTGGGCACGCGGTTGGTGCAGGCCTGCGCCGACAGGGCCCGGGCCGAGGGGCGGGCCCGCATCTCCCTGCACACCACCGAGGCCCTGACCGGAGCCCGCCGGCTCTACGAGCACCTCGGCTTCCGCCGCGCCCCCGAGCGCGACCGCACCCCCGAGCCCGGGGTCTACCTTCTGGGTTACCTACTCGAACTCTGA